Genomic DNA from Paenibacillus sp. KS-LC4:
AGTCACAGCAGTTGGACACTCGGACAGCTTTGTTTTTGGCCGCAGTATGCGGTCAAACGTATTTACAATTCACGAATCCAAGCGGGCTGTTTCTCGTACCTCGCAATTATACGCTGGTCGGGACATTCAATGCCAAGGCCTATGATCAGACGGAGGAAGCCTTTGGCTTCCTGCTGACGTCTGAGCAGTCCTCCGTACTCGCTTTCCGCGGCTCGGGCTCCGCCGTCGATTGGGTATCGGATTTTATCGCCCAGCAAACACCCTATCGTCCCGTGAAAAATGGCGGTTATACGCATAAGGGCTTCACCGATATTTATATGTCTGCGCGGGATCAAATTTTGGCGCTCATGGAGCAGTTGCCCGCTGATAAGCCATTGTTTATAACCGGGCATAGCCTAGGCGGCGCTTTGGCTACGCTTGCAGCTGCCGATATTGCCGCGAATACGCCAATAAAATCACCGATTGTCTATACCTTCGGGGCACCACGGGTCGGTGATCCTAAATTTGTTCGAAATTACAACAATCTTGTCGGTACCCATTGGCGTTTTCAAAACGAATATGATATCGTTCCCCATCTCCCAACACTTGTGTATCAATCGCCACAAACGAAAAAAACGTATTATTACTTGCATGTAAAGGGCGAGGTCAAGCGCTCGTTCAGACTCGGCTCGGTTGCCGCCAACCATGTACTGC
This window encodes:
- a CDS encoding lipase family protein, giving the protein MTTLKKNNRESQQLDTRTALFLAAVCGQTYLQFTNPSGLFLVPRNYTLVGTFNAKAYDQTEEAFGFLLTSEQSSVLAFRGSGSAVDWVSDFIAQQTPYRPVKNGGYTHKGFTDIYMSARDQILALMEQLPADKPLFITGHSLGGALATLAAADIAANTPIKSPIVYTFGAPRVGDPKFVRNYNNLVGTHWRFQNEYDIVPHLPTLVYQSPQTKKTYYYLHVKGEVKRSFRLGSVAANHVLPSYFNDLYVEEPIFALAVCSEPPGWCPLLTQ